The Fusarium falciforme chromosome 7, complete sequence genome window below encodes:
- a CDS encoding Carboxylic ester hydrolase: MASETSSFLQHPVIGHIRVRDGDGVVQCLGLKYASLENRFADAQIMDYPSEGHLTATRHGPPVIMPHGAVDFEMELIQQAVPKFDVPPMSDLDGLNLNITLPKDCNEGSIPRLPVLVFVHGGSFTFGSSSYPHYDQSRIVKLSREMGFLTSKELSDAGFKPNRGLRDQTVALRWIKKYITGFGGDPDQITLVGQSAGAASVDFHMQSEEALFSQAILFGGSSVLLKPLEPEAAESIYSSAIQALALDEQSPEGRIKSLLSIPAELMLSSASKEMIAAGPTVDHDLIAVAATLGDTNDMVESPMSRNRWCKRLFSIDSQFDASIFDILNLRARQQGITTNFRTHLIKTLGKTETSRVLDHYNIRDDTPDEESLLSIAQAITDVGYYALSVKYAESFPGDSVLGHFNEPNPWDGVHAGRANHILDIAYLFGNYEGRYGPQNKLVARSLAEDVLSFVHRVDGLPAFGVEKKVIVYGPGIGGMSRQILRWDDGAAMRNGTIFELAKEAGGLGKLLQALLSFC, translated from the exons ATGGCTTCCGAGACAAGTTCATTTTTACAACACCCCGTCATTGGACACATTCGCGTTAGAGATGGCGATGGGGTCGTCCAATGCCTCGGTCTCAAGTATGCTTCTCTCGAAAATCGATTCGCTGACGCGCAAATCATGGATTACCCCAGCGAGGGCCATCTTACGGCTACAAGGCACGG TCCGCCCGTCATCATGCCACATGGAGCTGTTGACTTTGAAATGGAGTTGATTCAACAGGCCGTCCCCAAGTTTGATGTTCCTCCCATGTCCGACCTGGATGGTTTGAACCTGAACATCACCTTGCCAAAGGACTGCAACGAGGGCTCCATCCCTCGACTCCCAGTGTTGGTATTTGTCCACGGTGGCAGCTTCACCTTCGGGTCTAGCTCTTACCCTCATTACGATCAAAGCCGAATTGTCAAGTTGTCAAGAGAGATGG GGTTCTTGACTTCGAAAGAGCTTTCAGATGCGGGCTTCAAGCCTAATCGTGGCCTCCGAGACCAGACAGTTGCACTACGGTGGATAAAGAAATACATTACTGGGTTTGGAGGCGACCCTGATCAGATCACACTCGTCGGGCAAAGTGCTGGCGCAG CGTCGGTCGACTTCCATATGCAATCCGAGGAAGCCTTGTTCAGCCAAGCAATTCTGTTTGGAGGCTCCTCTGTCCTATTAAAACCGCTTGAGCCAGAGGCAGCTGAATCCATCTACAGCTCTGCCATTCAGGCACTAGCTCTGGACGAGCAGTCTCCTGAAGGTCGGATCAAGTCCCTATTGAGCATTCCGGCAGAGCTTATGCTGTCCAGTGCTTCAAAGGAAATGATTGCAGCTGGTCCTACAGTTGATCATGACCTGATCGCGGTCGCAGCAACTCTTGGAGACACCAATGACATGGTTGAATCTCCAATGTCCCGCAATCGATGGTGCAAAAGATTGTTTTCCATCGATAGCCAGTTTGAT GCATCCATTTTTgacatcctcaacctccGCGCCCGCCAACAAGGCATCACAACAAACTTCCGAACTCATTTGATCAAGACCTTGGGGAAAACAGAGACTTCTAGAGTTTTGGACCACTACAACATACGTGACGACACGCCGGATGAAGAATCCTTGCTCAGCATCGCTCAAGCCATCACCGATGTCGGCTACTACGCCCTATCTGTGAAATATGCCGAGTCATTTCCGGGAGATTCCGTTCTGGGTCACTTCAACGAGCCAAACCCGTGGGATGGTGTTCACGCTGGTCGAGCGAATCATATCCTTGATATCGCCTATCTCTTTGGCAACTATGAGGGGAGATATGGCCCCCAGAACAAACTTGTGGCTAGATCACTGGCTGAAGACGTTCTGTCGTTTGTACACAGAGTGGATGGCTTGCCGGCTTTTGGCGTGGAGAAGAAAGTGATAGTGTATGGGCCAGGGATTGGCGGTATGTCTAGACAGATCTTGAGATGGGATGATGGAGCAGCCATGAGAAACGGTACCATATTCGAGCTAGCAAAGGAAGCGGGGGGTCTTGGTAAACTGCTGCAGGCCCTCCTCAGCTTCTGTTAA
- a CDS encoding Glyco-transf-64 domain-containing protein, which produces MKAATFSSSLMWFSRKTTAFAAAAVFCVIFSLVMLHQYSESLPQITWRPYTAPQNGWGIDLDTPVCAESRDIVSEDIWAESRRKYQHLRDDKFTLVISTYKRPDSLNATLSLVLSEEIPTLHEVVIVWNEVNTTAPADFISDYNVRVRFRVSPRNSLNMKLWADPEIRTQAILLSDDDCHYEPDDMGFIFNYWKEHAQDRIVGAFPRSYTIGEDGQYKYSFARGWDRYSMILTGLAFAHISFLDYYSSDDPLMTDIRNLIDEKFNCEDIALNYIVSMLTCNSPLQVVGLKHPINAGGKHGISTKKGHIGKRHSCVNDFANMMGYMPLRNSTHYIHRGRQK; this is translated from the exons ATGAAGGCCGCAACCTTTTCCAGCTCGCTCATGTGGTTCTCACGCAAGACGACTGcctttgccgccgccgccgtctttTGCGTCATCTTTTCGCTTGTGATGCTACATCAGTATAGCGAGAGTCTTCCGCAAATCACTTGGAGACCGTATACCGCGCCGCAGAATGGTTGGGGTATTGACCTGGATACGCCTGTCTGTGCTGAGAGTCGGGATATTGTGTCGGAGGATATCTGGGCCGAGTCCAGAAGAAAGTACCAGCATCTCCGGGACGACAAGTTCAC TTTGGTCATCTCGACGTATAAGCGGCCCGATAGTCTCAACGCGACTTTGAGTCTTGTCCTGAGCGAAGAGATCCCAACACTCCACGAAGTCGTCATCGTCTGGAACGAAGTCAACACGACAGCGCCAGCCGACTTCATCTCGGATTACAATGTCAGGGTGCGGTTCCGAGTGTCGCCGCGCAATAGTCTCAACATGAAGCTCTGGGCCGATCCTGAAATCCGCACCCAGGCCATCCTCTTGTCCGACGACGACTGCCACTATGAGCCTGATGATATgggcttcatcttcaactaCTGGAAGGAGCATGCCCAGGACCGCATCGTGGGAGCATTCCCGCGTTCTTACACTATCGGCGAGGACGGACAGTACAAGTACAGCTTCGCCAGAGGCTGGGACAGGTACTCAATGATCCTCACGGGTCTTGCCTTTGCACACATCTCGTTCCTCGACTATTACTCGTCTGACGACCCGCTGATGACCGACATTCGAAACCTGATTGACGAAAAGTTCAACTGCGAAGACATTGCCCTCAACTACATCGTGTCCATGTTGACATGCAACAGCCCGCTGCAGGTCGTGGGCCTCAAGCACCCCATCAACGCTGGTGGGAAGCACGGCATCAGCACCAAGAAGGGACACATTGGGAAGAGGCACTCGTGCGTCAACGACTTTGCCAACATGATGGGGTACATGCCTCTGCGAAATTCGACGCATTACATCCACCGTGGCCGCCAAAAGTGA
- a CDS encoding TPT domain-containing protein yields the protein MAPQNELPLQEVPVPRAPWLSPTMHTALYMIAWIVSSNATVIFNKWIIDTAGFDYPILLTGWHLLFASIVTQILAHTTKLLDSRHDLSINRRFYIRTIIPIGIVSSGSLVCANVVYEYLSVAFIQMLKAGSPAVVLFVSWIWAVTTPTVGMVANIAVIVSGVAMASAGEIAISWTGFAYQAAGLVFEAVRVVMLQVMLGGEGMNMDPLVCLYYTAPVCALVNLTMALAIELPRFQFDTAMSVGPLILLANAAVGFTVNFTSMVLIGKTSGLVTTLTGIFKNILLIACSTAIWRTEITPIQILGYSISLMGLIYYALGVDKLMAAWTSLQTRAAGGYILLKERTTSYRLMIGLSIGIFLCFITGILFWWQRGFGIDMSLFSNSG from the exons ATGGCTCCGCAGAATGAGCTTCCCCTACAAGAGGTGCCCGTGCCGCGGGCTCCTTGGCTGAGCCCGACGATGCACACGGCGCTGTACATGAT TGCTTGGATCGTCAGCTCAAATGCGACTGTCATATTTAATAAATGGATTATTGACACTGCGGGATTTG ATTATC CTATTCTGTTAACAGGCTGGCACCTTCTCTTTGCATCTATCGTAACACAAATCCTCGCACACACCACCAAGCTCCTCGACAGTCGACATGACTTATCCATCAACCGTCGCTTCTACATCCGCACCATTATCCCGATCGGAATTGTCTCTTCAGGCTCACTCGTCTGTGCCAATGTCGTCTATGAATACTTGTCAGTGGCCTTCATCCAGATGCTCAAGGCCGGATCACCCGCTGTCGTGCTCTTCGTATCATGGATCTGGGCCGTGACTACACCTACCGTAGGTATGGTTGCCAACATCGCCGTCATTGTTTCTGGTGTCGCAATGGCAAGTGCAGGCGAGATTGCCATCTCTTGGACTGGATTCGCTTATCAGGCTGCCGGTTTGGTCTTTGAGGCTGTCAGAGTCGTAATGCTGCAGGTCATGCTGGGTGGTGAAGGCATGAACATGGACCCCCTGGTCTGTCTTTACTACACTGCTCCGGTTTGTGCTTTGGTGAATCTCACCATGGCCCTCGCTATTGAGCTGCCGCGTTTCCAATTTGACACAGCGATGAGTGTTGGCCCACTAATCCTGCTTGCCAATGCTGCCGTTGGCTTTACTGTCAACTTTACCAGTATGGTCTTA ATTGGCAAGACATCTGGTCTGGTGACGACACTTACCGGCATCTTCAAGAACATCCTACTCATCGCCTGCTCAACAGCCATCTGGCGCACGGAAATCACACCCATACAAATTCTAGGCTACAGTATCAGTCTGATGGGTCTGATCTACTACGCCCTTGGTGTGGACAAGTTGATGGCAGCCTGGACTTCTTTGCAGACCAGGGCGGCAGGTGGCTACATTCTGCTCAAGGAGCGGACTACCTCATACAGACTGATGATTGGCCTCAGTATTGGAATCTTCCTATGCTTTATTACGGGCATTCTGTTTTGGTGGCAGAGGGGTTTTGGAATAGACATGTCCTTGTTTTCTAATTCTGGTTAG
- a CDS encoding MFS domain-containing protein, translating to MANDVERNLRRAEDARAAIEFEDDPHRAALEDDPEHTEVSFKTWLAIFSMAASFGPAVGLGFTCVAAVVVQITNDLGNDADLAWVVGAWSLSTACSFSLGGPLSDVFGRRDLILGGQAVVMIGCIVGGVAKNVATLIASETVIGLGTGFVFVAYAGVPEMLPNKWRALGVGILEGGIMVPWGMVGVLLAAALLEYASWRWIFYLGIIVEGLALVGTALCYWPTSRPRGDFDKTRWQQFKEVDWIGLLLFTLGLATALVGLTWGGSPDHPWKSASSIVPIVVGVAVVALAFVYDFNFAKAPLFPAKLFRMWRGFVVLLVGLFISGMNFHAMSALFPQGSLFMFTTDSIQIGLISLPTNLISTIVGALVPICAHRIGHIKWLFAAGMAFQAIFMGASAATVNPNNRWAWTFVPAFGVPMFLMVTILGYAIASLHVPHSHLGVAMGLLGTFRSAGGAVGNAIFNTVFQDKFRAFSGEEITKAALASGLNAADLGAIIPGTMAHNLGVPNSLDGIEGMTPAIAATLRSAVRLAYGRAFQFVFYITIPFSVVALICSFWVEDPEPYMTNHVQSAMNNRVNEKVGLKDGLSQDGVEVENVERAREPNTIG from the exons atggcgAACGACGTTGAACGCAACCTGCGTCGCGCTGAAGATGCTCGCGCAGCCATCGAATTTGAAGATGACCCTCATCGCGCCGCTTTGGAGGATGATCCCGAACACACTGAGGTCAGCTTCAAAACCTGGCTCGCCATTTTT TCCATGGCTGCCTCTTTTGGTCCTGCTGTTGGCCTAGGATTCACCTGTGTTGCTGCCGTTGTCGTCCAGATAACCAACGATCTTGGGAATGACGCTGATCTGGCTTGGGTTGTTGGCGCCTGGTCTCTGTCGACGGCATGCTCCTTCTCCCTCGGTGGGCCTCTCAGCGATGTCTTTGGACGTAGAGATCTCATTCTCGGCGGTCAAGCTGTTGTAATGATAGGCTGTATCGTGGGCGGTGTCGCAAAGAATGTTGCTACTTTGATTGCGAGCGAGACGGTCATCGGTCTTGGGACTGGCTTCGTCTTTGTTGCATACGCTGGCGTTCCTGAAATGTTGCCCAACAAGTGGCGTGCTCTGGGCGTTGGAATCTTGGAGGGCGGCATTATGGTCCCCTG GGGAATGGTCGGTGTACTCCTTGCAGCTGCCCTATTGGAGTATGCATCATGGCGCTGGATCTTCTATCTCGGCATCATCGTCGAAGGTCTCGCCCTCGTTGGAACAGCCCTGTGTTACTGGCCAACATCCCGACCTCGTGGTGACTTTGACAAGACTCGATGGCAGCAGTTCAAGGAAGTCGACTGGATCGGACTCTTGCTCTTCACCCTCGGCCTTGCAACAGCTCTTGTTGGTCTGACCTGGGGTGGTAGCCCAGACCATCCCTGGAAGAGCGCGAGTTCCATCGTACCCATTGTTGTCGGGGTGGCGGTCGTTGCCCTTGCGTTCGTCTATGATTTCAACTTCGCCAAGGCCCCTCTGTTCCCCGCGAAGCTCTTTCGCATGTGGCGCGGCTTTGTCGTGCTGCTGGTTGGACTTTTCATCTCGGGCATGAATTTCCATGCCATGTCTGCTCTCTTCCCTCAGGGATCCCTCTTCATGTTCACAACGGATAGCATCCAGATCGGACTCATCTCGCTCCCGACCAACCTCATCTCCACGATTGTTGGTGCTCTTGTTCCCATCTGCGCACACCGAATAGGCCATATCAAATGGCTTTTCGCGGCCGGCATGGCCTTCCAGGCCATCTTCATGGGTGCCAGCGCCGCTACTGTCAACCCTAACAATAGGTGGGCATGGACTTTTGTGCCAGCCTTTGGCGTTCCCATGTTCCTCATGGTCACCATTCTAGGCTACGCCATCGCTAGTCTACATGTTCCGCACTCGCATCTGGGAGTAGCTATGGGACTCCTAGGGACTTTTCGTTCAGCAGGTGGCGCTGTCGGAAACGCCATCTTTAATACTGTGTTCCAGGACAAGTTCCGCGCCTTTTCAGGAGAAGAGATCACCAAAGCAGCACTCGCAAGCGGTCTGAACGCTGCTGATCTTGGTGCTATTATCCCGGGAACTATGGCTCACAACCTTGGCGTGCCCAATTCTCTCGACGGAATTGAAGGCATGACGCCCGCCATCGCGGCAACTCTTCGTTCGGCAGTGCGCCTTGCTTATGGCCGCGCTTTCCAATTCGTCTTTTACATCACCATTCCCTTCAGCGTCGTCGCTTTGATCTGCTCTTTCTGGGTCGAAGATCCTGAGCCTTACATGACGAACCACGTTCAGTCGGCAATGAACAATAGAGTGAATGAAAAAGTAGGCTTGAAGGATGGCTTAAGCCAGGATGGAGTCGAAGTGGAGAACGTGGAGAGAGCGCGGGAGCCCAATACTATCGGCTAG
- a CDS encoding Zn(2)-C6 fungal-type domain-containing protein gives MLRVRVRVRRQIDAETKSSFPATLADTENPGTLEVRESGTSYVQSVHWEAVLTKIRGLKEDLVIDSKTPPGSQLFYGPNRHATRDEILAAVPPRPVVDRLMALHFDSYIITPYLIHGKKFLREYETFWEDPSTTSIAWIGLMFSMLYIAAQLQTFAIDFPDGRAESLKAEYLTMKDGFREKAVQCLILARYTTGGPYILETLITVLTGEFILLKDGATDGWLSIGMILHLAMRMGYHRDPDHFPGISPFECEMRRRIWTTILQLDLVISLEMGLPRSATDTHIDTKSPRNLRDCDFDEDTTEMPPPRPETEWTPVLPLIARGRLITALGLICDLNTDINPPSYDEVAKIDALLEDVHNRAIPPVLRWETMPHPITDSPTVVVQRVSIETTYRKSRILLYRRALISYPIRHPQEQDRESVRICLDSALKILSFQQMLHEESQPFGRLCQLRWKVTRIFNQDVLLATSVLCLYLQDVDKFETAGQTARAEEIRQQLTISHKIWLQMSTTSAEAGKVAKALSIVLGTTGASAEDDSGPGSYDFLSDLDAIPLNEFGGTFNNQYLADFTSSFYSPLTFFDNVLETRGI, from the exons ATGCTCCGCGTCCGCGTCCGCGTCCGCCGCCAAATCGACGCAGAGACAAAGTCCAGCTTTCCTGCGACCCTTGCAGACACCGAAA ACCCTGGCACCCTAGAGGTGCGTGAGTCTGGGACCAGCTATGTCCAGAGTGTCCATTGGGAGGCCGTTCTTACCAAGATCAGAGGACTCAAGGAGGACTTGGTCATTGACAGCAAGACTCCGCCTGGTTCACAATTATTCTATGGCCCGAATCGTCATGCAACTCGAGATGAGATCCTGGCTGctgttcctcctcgtccagtCGTTGACCGCCTTATGGCCCTTCACTTTGATTCCTACATCATCACTCCGT ATCTTATCCATGGCAAGAAGTTTCTACGAGAG TACGAAACTTTCTGGGAAGATCCGTCTACAACTTCCATTGCGTGGATCGGTCTCATGTTCTCTATGTTATATATTGCTGCGCAGTTGCAGACCTTCGCTATCGACTTCCCCGACGGACGAGCCGAATCGCTCAAGGCGGAATATCTCACCATGAAGGATGGCTTCCGGGAGAAGGCCGTTCAGTGTCTTATTCTGGCCAGGTATACAACGGGAGGACCATATATCCTGGAAACCCTCATAACGGTCCTTACCGGAGAGTTCATACTCTTGAAAGATGGCGCTACCGATGGCTGGCTTTCGATCGGTATGATACTTCATCTTGCAATGCGCATGGGCTATCATCGGGACCCAGATCACTTTCCTGGAATATCTCCATTCGAGTGTGAGATGCGCAGACGCATCTGGACTACAATCCTTCAATTGGATCTCGTCATCTCCTTAGAGATGGGCCTTCCTCGAAGTGCCACAGATACGCACATTGATACAAAATCGCCCCGTAATCTACGCGACTGTGATTTTGACGAGGACACGACCGAGATGCCTCCGCCGAGGCCAGAAACAGAATGGACGCCGGTACTCCCTCTTATTGCAAGAGGGCGACTGATAACAGCTCTCGGCTTAATTTGCGACCTCAACACCGATATTAATCCTCCTTCCTACGACGAGGTCGCCAAGATCGACGCACTTCTCGAAGACGTGCACAATCGTGCTATTCCGCCCGTGCTGCGCTGGGAAACTATGCCACACCCCATCACGGATAGCCCAACCGTTGTGGTCCAGCGGGTAAGTATAGAAACGACCTACCGCAAATCACGCATTCTCCTGTACCGGAGAGCTTTGATCAGCTATCCAATTCGACACCCTCAAGAGCAGGACAGGGAGTCGGTACGAATTTGTTTGGATTCCGCACTCAAGATTCTATCCTTTCAACAGATGCTTCACGAAGAGTCTCAGCCATTTGGTCGTCTGTGTCAGCTCAGATGGAAGGTCACGCGTATTTTCAATCAGGATGTTCTCCTCGCGACGAGCGTGCTCTGCCTCTACCTCCAAGACGTCGATAAATTTGAGACTGCAGGACAGACAGCTAGGGCTGAAGAGATACGACAGCAGTTAACCATCTCGCACAAAATTTGGCTTCAGATGAGTACGACATCTGCGGAAGCTGGGAAAGTGGCGAAAGCTCTGAGTATCGTCCTTGGAACTACAGGAGCGTCTGCCGAGGACGATAGCGGGCCCGGTTCTTACGACTTTCTGTCGGATCTTGATGCCATACCTCTGAATGAATTTGGCGGAACGTTCAACAATCAAT ACCTGGCAGATTTCACTTCGAGTTTTTACTCTCCTCTTACCTTTTTCGATAATGTACTGGAAACTCGGGGGATATGA